One Chloroflexota bacterium genomic region harbors:
- the trxA gene encoding thioredoxin, with protein sequence MSPVAVDETTFESEVLNSEKPVLVDFWAPWCGPCRLVSPVVESIGDSHADKIGVAKLNTDENQELAMRYSIFSIPTLILFKDGREAARLVGYMPQPVIEERLRDWL encoded by the coding sequence ATGTCCCCCGTCGCCGTCGACGAGACGACGTTCGAGTCCGAGGTGCTGAACAGCGAGAAGCCGGTCCTGGTTGACTTCTGGGCCCCGTGGTGCGGCCCGTGTCGACTGGTGTCGCCGGTGGTCGAGTCGATCGGTGACTCACACGCCGACAAGATCGGCGTGGCCAAGCTGAACACCGATGAGAACCAGGAGCTGGCGATGCGCTACAGCATCTTTAGCATCCCGACCCTGATCCTGTTCAAGGACGGACGCGAGGCTGCTCGACTGGTCGGCTACATGCCGCAGCCGGTGATCGAAGAGCGCCTGAGGGACTGGCTGTAG